A window of Cohnella herbarum contains these coding sequences:
- a CDS encoding carbohydrate ABC transporter permease codes for MIRNRRAFITILRVCILIFYLLMVLLPFYWLFITSVKPRMDILTTDIQYWPKNFTFDNYKVLWSSSNFDVFLKNSVLVSIGTGLFTTCFAILGGYAMARYTFKAKTMAVYGLLLTQMIPGVLVMIPTAILFSKVGLMNHLGGLIIIYIVGNIPFCLILMRSFFDRIPVDLEEAALIDGCSKLGALIRIVLPIMLPGIVATFVFAFIGAWNELLCAIMFISSDEFKTIPVGLSMFVQNYDVNWGVMTAGAVMALVPSLIMFAIVQRFVVEGLSDGAVKG; via the coding sequence ACGATTCTCCGTGTATGTATATTGATTTTTTACCTGCTCATGGTGCTGCTGCCGTTTTACTGGCTGTTCATTACGTCCGTTAAACCACGGATGGACATTCTAACGACGGACATTCAATACTGGCCCAAGAACTTCACGTTCGACAATTATAAAGTTTTATGGTCCTCCTCCAACTTCGATGTTTTCCTGAAGAATAGCGTCTTGGTTTCCATCGGAACGGGATTGTTCACGACCTGCTTCGCGATTCTCGGCGGTTATGCGATGGCGCGTTATACGTTCAAAGCGAAAACGATGGCCGTGTACGGATTGCTGCTTACGCAAATGATCCCCGGAGTGCTGGTCATGATTCCGACCGCGATCTTATTCAGCAAGGTCGGTCTCATGAATCATTTAGGCGGTCTGATTATCATTTATATCGTAGGAAATATTCCGTTCTGCCTGATTTTGATGCGCAGCTTCTTCGACCGGATTCCGGTCGATTTGGAGGAAGCGGCGTTGATCGACGGTTGCAGCAAGTTGGGGGCGCTCATCCGAATCGTACTGCCTATTATGCTCCCGGGCATCGTGGCTACCTTCGTATTCGCATTCATCGGAGCCTGGAACGAATTGCTCTGCGCGATCATGTTTATTAGCAGCGACGAGTTTAAGACGATTCCCGTAGGTTTGTCGATGTTTGTGCAAAATTACGACGTCAACTGGGGAGTCATGACGGCCGGTGCCGTTATGGCGTTAGTTCCTTCCCTCATTATGTTCGCTATCGTACAGCGTTTCGTCGTGGAAGGGTTATCGGATGGAGCCGTTAAAGGTTGA
- a CDS encoding trans-sulfuration enzyme family protein, translated as MEPLKVDHVFEKEKETEDGEDKMSKRLDRDTKDSGMQTMLTHYGDETFLGAVVPPVFMNTLFAFDTYEDFQKSQWEEEAFYYSRVSNPTQIIAEKKLAALEKGEAARLFASGMAAISSTLLHVLRQGDHVVCGYPIYNGTYQMLQNYLGKFGITADFVDFRKLDLVREAIKPNTKMIYCEGLSTFFMDVFDIPAVVQMAKEHGLITVMDNTCATPATLRPIEWGIDVVIHSASKYLCGHSDVTAGVVISSKKFIDGISQAEGVLIGGTLAPLEAWLLTRGLKTFGIRMKQHAESARRLAAMLNSHPQVMRVNLPLLEKHEQFELASRQFSDITGLFSFELHGGAAAVARMMNKLQLFQIGVSWGGFESLVYSPGLGIPPDQQSRTEHETRLERTIRISVGLEDVNDLAEDLFSALNDL; from the coding sequence ATGGAGCCGTTAAAGGTTGATCATGTATTCGAAAAAGAGAAAGAGACAGAGGATGGCGAGGACAAGATGAGCAAGCGGTTGGATAGAGACACCAAGGATTCAGGAATGCAAACCATGCTAACCCATTACGGAGATGAAACGTTTCTCGGCGCGGTAGTTCCTCCCGTATTCATGAATACATTATTCGCGTTCGATACGTACGAAGATTTCCAGAAATCGCAATGGGAGGAAGAAGCGTTTTATTACTCGAGGGTGTCTAATCCCACCCAGATCATCGCGGAGAAGAAGCTGGCGGCGTTGGAAAAGGGAGAGGCTGCGAGGCTGTTCGCATCCGGAATGGCGGCGATATCCTCCACGTTGCTCCACGTTCTGCGGCAAGGCGATCATGTCGTATGCGGCTATCCGATCTATAACGGCACTTACCAGATGCTTCAGAATTACTTGGGGAAATTCGGCATAACGGCCGACTTCGTCGATTTCAGAAAATTGGATCTAGTGCGCGAGGCGATTAAGCCGAATACGAAAATGATTTATTGCGAAGGCTTATCTACGTTTTTCATGGACGTATTCGATATCCCGGCAGTCGTTCAAATGGCCAAAGAGCATGGGCTGATAACGGTCATGGATAATACTTGCGCAACGCCCGCTACGCTGCGTCCGATCGAATGGGGAATCGACGTCGTCATCCATTCCGCTTCCAAATATTTGTGCGGGCATAGCGACGTGACGGCGGGGGTCGTCATTTCATCGAAGAAGTTCATCGACGGGATCTCCCAAGCCGAAGGGGTATTGATTGGGGGCACGTTAGCTCCTCTGGAAGCTTGGCTTTTGACTCGCGGTTTGAAGACGTTCGGAATTCGGATGAAGCAGCATGCCGAGTCGGCGAGACGACTCGCGGCGATGTTAAACAGCCATCCCCAAGTGATGAGGGTAAATTTACCCTTGCTGGAGAAACACGAGCAGTTTGAACTCGCGTCCCGGCAATTCAGCGATATTACCGGACTGTTCAGCTTTGAATTGCATGGCGGCGCCGCCGCGGTAGCGCGAATGATGAATAAACTGCAGCTCTTCCAAATCGGCGTAAGCTGGGGAGGTTTCGAAAGCTTGGTCTATTCCCCGGGCTTGGGAATACCTCCGGATCAGCAATCGCGAACCGAGCATGAAACGAGATTGGAGCGTACGATCAGAATATCCGTCGGGCTCGAGGACGTTAACGATTTGGCGGAAGATTTGTTTAGCGCCCTGAACGATCTATGA
- a CDS encoding sensor histidine kinase, whose amino-acid sequence MRIWNTRTFQSKLLIVLCVLCILPTISLGWLAYQKSVDSLERKVIEDLKVIIGQFDNTLATQVEGLDRFSTLPYATEELIDIASSPSAPTEQWDLAELNKQQRLIELISSYPSVNTMIEAMLFYGVNGSIYGYRVSGIKSIDKSNSPSEEQWFKDAVKKNGALVISGLRNETQFNDRPFRTITIARMLVDRKYAPAAVIAVDVKPDFIAKKVQSLGFQNVHVTVAGPYGEVYTTNSAISKELLAKNAGLNRDGMRPMSVTIDTKIDGEREKWSGVKKYNDYTGWTTYLLIDHKELLKESAVIKDYSIFVVVLICVATALLSWLLARGLSKPIRGLIRSMQAVEKGLFVLTETPADTRKDEFGQLLLRYNRMVIRLEDMVNSISQSERLKREAELNALRARINPHFLHNTINSIRMLAILQDSDQIADLLRAFSQLLNSNMRLDQELITIREEIVFLKDYLQLMELRYTEKFSVEWRIQDETRNALIPAMILQPILENAIFHGAAGINDRVHVIISAEVSLDGSQLQLSVSDDGIGMDAEKVAKIYAEKHGTDNRNIGIGNVRDRIRFRFGQQYGLSVDSQVGEGVTIKLLMPLIEKGDDKHVEDDGRRG is encoded by the coding sequence ATGCGGATATGGAATACCCGAACGTTTCAATCTAAGCTGCTTATCGTATTATGCGTGCTCTGTATTCTTCCAACGATATCTCTGGGTTGGCTTGCGTATCAGAAATCGGTTGATTCCCTAGAACGCAAAGTCATTGAGGATCTCAAGGTGATCATCGGCCAATTCGATAACACGCTTGCAACGCAAGTGGAGGGACTGGATCGGTTCAGCACGCTGCCTTACGCAACGGAGGAGCTCATTGATATTGCCTCGTCTCCAAGCGCGCCGACCGAGCAATGGGATTTGGCGGAACTGAACAAGCAACAACGTCTGATCGAATTGATTTCCTCTTATCCTTCCGTCAATACGATGATAGAAGCCATGCTGTTCTATGGCGTTAACGGCAGCATTTATGGATATCGGGTTAGCGGAATTAAATCGATTGATAAGTCTAATAGTCCTTCCGAAGAACAATGGTTTAAGGATGCGGTCAAAAAGAACGGAGCCTTGGTGATATCCGGTCTTCGCAACGAAACTCAATTCAATGACCGACCGTTCAGGACAATCACGATCGCTAGAATGCTGGTGGATCGGAAGTATGCTCCCGCAGCCGTCATTGCCGTGGACGTTAAGCCCGATTTTATTGCAAAGAAAGTCCAATCGCTCGGTTTTCAGAACGTTCATGTGACAGTCGCGGGACCTTACGGAGAGGTGTATACGACGAATTCCGCCATTTCCAAAGAACTTCTCGCCAAGAACGCCGGTCTGAATCGTGACGGGATGAGGCCGATGTCCGTTACGATCGATACGAAAATAGATGGAGAGAGGGAAAAATGGAGCGGCGTCAAAAAATACAACGACTATACGGGATGGACAACCTATCTGCTCATCGATCATAAAGAGCTGCTGAAGGAGAGCGCCGTCATTAAGGATTATTCTATTTTTGTTGTCGTCTTAATCTGCGTGGCCACCGCGTTATTATCCTGGTTGCTAGCTCGAGGACTGTCCAAGCCAATCAGAGGTCTTATTCGATCGATGCAGGCGGTGGAAAAAGGACTTTTTGTACTTACGGAGACCCCTGCTGACACTCGGAAAGACGAATTCGGCCAATTGCTTCTCCGATATAACCGAATGGTAATACGTTTGGAGGATATGGTCAATTCGATTAGCCAATCGGAACGTTTAAAAAGAGAAGCCGAGCTGAACGCTCTTAGAGCCAGAATAAATCCGCACTTCCTTCATAATACGATCAATTCCATTAGAATGCTTGCCATTCTCCAAGATTCGGATCAAATTGCCGATCTTCTCCGCGCGTTCAGCCAGTTGTTGAATTCCAATATGCGGCTGGATCAGGAGTTGATAACGATTCGCGAAGAGATTGTATTCTTGAAAGATTACTTGCAACTGATGGAGCTGCGCTATACGGAAAAATTCTCGGTCGAATGGCGCATCCAAGACGAGACACGGAATGCCTTGATTCCTGCGATGATCTTGCAACCGATCTTGGAGAACGCGATTTTCCATGGTGCTGCCGGAATTAACGATCGGGTTCATGTAATCATCTCAGCGGAGGTATCCTTAGATGGAAGCCAACTGCAATTAAGCGTCTCGGATGACGGGATCGGAATGGATGCGGAGAAAGTCGCAAAAATATACGCGGAGAAACACGGTACGGACAATCGGAATATCGGAATCGGAAACGTCCGGGATCGCATCAGATTTCGGTTTGGCCAACAATACGGATTGTCGGTCGACAGTCAGGTCGGTGAGGGAGTCACGATCAAACTTCTTATGCCGCTAATCGAAAAAGGAGATGACAAACATGTGGAAGATGATGGTCGTAGAGGATGA
- a CDS encoding response regulator transcription factor — MWKMMVVEDESIVRIGMRHMIDWESYGVKWELEASNGAEALSLLEDRTVDIVMTDIRMPVMDGIELIKKLKTLYPDIRIILVSSYNDFAYVQEALRLGVVDYLHKPTMTKQEIVSSMQRVIDKLEQTERGMENKQQDPKSNLQSLLTTITNDREIESEREDDEESILRASLFREGYWIAVIRLEPSDSSAELAGKVGKSLFPSVQSLIEGYAAKAEGSILIGREDSEIIWLLPSKAIEDSGKMEDMLSDIRRMVMNLLHVSIICGSSGIHQQHQRIRMAYNEAITKMSERSLGIHQTIRLAKEYVDLHFRQEISLSDCARHVHVSSGYLSRLFTKELGMNFSDYVTRKKLDQARYLLSHTAMRIQSISEEVGYSNAHYFSKQFKEYTGMTPSEFRRV, encoded by the coding sequence ATGTGGAAGATGATGGTCGTAGAGGATGAGTCTATCGTCCGAATCGGAATGCGCCACATGATAGATTGGGAGTCATACGGCGTAAAATGGGAGCTTGAGGCTTCGAATGGGGCGGAAGCGCTTAGTCTGCTTGAAGACCGGACCGTCGATATCGTCATGACGGATATCCGGATGCCGGTCATGGACGGGATCGAGCTTATCAAAAAGTTGAAGACGCTTTACCCGGATATTCGCATCATTCTCGTCAGCAGCTATAACGACTTTGCTTACGTGCAGGAAGCCTTGCGACTTGGCGTCGTAGATTATTTGCATAAGCCGACGATGACCAAGCAGGAAATCGTATCCTCTATGCAGCGCGTGATCGACAAGCTTGAGCAGACTGAACGGGGGATGGAAAACAAGCAGCAGGATCCTAAGTCGAATCTTCAATCTTTACTGACGACGATAACCAACGATAGGGAAATAGAATCCGAAAGAGAGGATGACGAGGAATCGATCTTAAGAGCCTCTCTGTTCCGCGAGGGCTATTGGATCGCGGTTATTCGTCTTGAACCGTCGGATTCGTCAGCGGAGCTTGCCGGTAAGGTTGGGAAATCGTTGTTTCCTTCCGTCCAATCGCTAATCGAGGGATATGCCGCCAAAGCCGAGGGAAGCATCCTGATCGGCAGAGAGGATTCGGAGATCATATGGTTATTGCCGTCTAAAGCCATAGAAGATTCGGGCAAGATGGAGGATATGTTAAGCGATATTCGTCGAATGGTCATGAATTTGCTTCATGTGTCAATCATTTGCGGTTCAAGCGGCATCCACCAGCAGCACCAGCGCATCAGAATGGCGTATAACGAAGCCATAACCAAAATGTCGGAGCGTAGTTTAGGAATACATCAAACGATACGCCTTGCGAAAGAATACGTCGATCTCCATTTTCGCCAAGAAATCTCGTTGTCGGATTGCGCGCGGCACGTTCATGTCAGCAGCGGATATCTCAGCCGGCTTTTTACCAAAGAGCTAGGCATGAATTTCAGCGACTACGTAACCCGCAAGAAGCTTGATCAAGCGAGATATTTGTTAAGCCATACCGCGATGAGGATTCAAAGCATTTCGGAGGAAGTCGGCTATTCGAACGCTCATTACTTCAGCAAACAGTTCAAAGAGTATACCGGGATGACCCCGAGCGAGTTTCGAAGAGTCTAA
- a CDS encoding ABC transporter substrate-binding protein: protein MTRFKTMKALLVLTLVALAVTACGGNNAKDSGNVKGSAGASASASGQSEKESVTLKLSTWNPVSKQAIEKFEQAYPYITIEHDQIADQYREIIRTRIVSKADMDIVWMFPNQMREYVGQDVLMDLTNEPWLSNYLDSAVQLGTVDGKTYGMSYNYYAVVFFYNKDIFKKLNLNVPTTWEQLLEVSAKIKESGTAPFITGGKDAWATQFLSSSNYGYYQNKDPQTFDKLASGEKKWTDPEFANFFDPIIELTNKDYFLENSVGLGNDQVVQVFKEGKAAMYPMGTWSLDSFTADSQKFEVGAFSIPLNKGSEPHVVNLVSDNIFTGISWSKHPEEVKLFLSFISDPEIAKIWSEETKAAVTVKGGTSPSYHPISAELTQTIDSNITSIFPSLTPSIEPTYFPILQKILLKKNGSPSELLSEMQKAQEKDYK from the coding sequence GTGACAAGATTCAAAACAATGAAAGCGCTATTAGTCCTGACTCTAGTAGCATTAGCTGTTACGGCATGCGGAGGAAATAATGCGAAAGATTCGGGCAACGTCAAAGGAAGCGCCGGGGCAAGCGCATCGGCATCCGGGCAATCCGAGAAGGAATCGGTCACTCTCAAATTATCGACTTGGAACCCGGTCAGTAAGCAAGCCATCGAAAAATTCGAACAAGCTTATCCTTATATCACCATCGAGCACGATCAAATCGCGGATCAATACAGGGAGATCATCCGTACCCGAATCGTATCCAAGGCGGACATGGACATCGTCTGGATGTTCCCGAACCAAATGAGAGAATATGTCGGGCAAGACGTCTTGATGGATCTCACCAACGAACCTTGGTTGAGCAATTATTTGGATTCCGCCGTACAACTGGGTACGGTCGACGGCAAGACATACGGCATGTCCTACAATTATTATGCCGTTGTTTTCTTCTATAACAAGGATATCTTCAAGAAACTTAATCTGAACGTGCCGACGACGTGGGAACAACTCCTCGAAGTCAGCGCGAAAATCAAAGAAAGCGGTACGGCTCCTTTCATTACGGGAGGCAAGGATGCTTGGGCTACCCAATTCCTGTCCAGCAGCAACTACGGATACTATCAAAACAAAGATCCTCAAACATTCGATAAGCTTGCGAGCGGAGAGAAAAAGTGGACGGATCCCGAATTCGCTAACTTCTTCGACCCGATTATCGAGCTGACGAACAAAGATTATTTCCTCGAAAATTCGGTTGGGCTGGGTAATGACCAAGTCGTACAAGTATTCAAGGAAGGCAAAGCCGCCATGTATCCGATGGGCACGTGGTCGCTGGATTCGTTCACCGCCGATTCCCAGAAATTCGAAGTCGGCGCGTTCTCCATCCCGTTGAACAAAGGCTCGGAACCGCACGTAGTCAACCTCGTATCGGATAACATTTTTACCGGAATTTCATGGAGCAAGCATCCGGAAGAAGTCAAGCTGTTCTTGTCCTTCATTTCTGATCCGGAAATCGCCAAGATCTGGTCGGAGGAGACGAAAGCGGCAGTTACCGTCAAGGGAGGCACATCGCCGAGCTATCATCCGATTTCCGCCGAGCTGACTCAAACGATCGATTCCAATATCACTTCGATATTCCCGAGTTTAACTCCATCTATCGAGCCTACTTATTTCCCGATTCTGCAGAAGATCTTGCTTAAGAAAAACGGTTCGCCGTCCGAGCTTCTAAGCGAGATGCAGAAGGCGCAGGAGAAAGACTATAAGTAA
- a CDS encoding carbohydrate ABC transporter permease, translating into MKIINLRTYLLFLAPAFILFLLFYAAPIFSGFYYGFTDWRGFSFSANWVGLDNFVNVFKDPLFTTALRNIFILSVIVLLVQHVLAILFAVVLDQKLKGVSWMRAVIFYPAILNTVVIGYVWSYMYSPFVGFLPKMFDRLGLDGLAAIDWLGRPDIAIFSIAFVIIWQYIGYSMMIYMAGLQSIPQDIYESASIDGAGARQKFFRITLPLLMPAITVNTVLSVIGNLKQFEHIWVMTQGGPANSTQVFGSLIYQFAFKTSQPGYGTAMAMVLSVFILVVTFTQIRLLSRWEVKY; encoded by the coding sequence ATGAAAATCATAAATTTAAGAACGTACCTTCTGTTTCTCGCACCGGCTTTTATTTTGTTCTTGTTGTTCTACGCGGCACCAATATTTAGCGGATTTTATTATGGATTTACCGACTGGCGCGGATTTTCGTTTTCTGCCAATTGGGTCGGATTGGATAACTTCGTAAATGTGTTCAAGGATCCTCTGTTCACGACTGCGTTGCGTAATATCTTTATTCTATCGGTCATCGTTCTGCTCGTGCAGCATGTTCTGGCCATATTGTTTGCCGTCGTTCTTGATCAGAAACTAAAGGGCGTCTCTTGGATGCGCGCCGTTATTTTTTATCCGGCAATCCTGAATACGGTCGTTATCGGCTATGTTTGGAGCTATATGTATTCCCCGTTCGTAGGGTTTCTCCCGAAAATGTTCGATCGGCTGGGCCTAGATGGCCTGGCTGCCATTGATTGGCTGGGACGTCCGGATATAGCGATCTTCTCTATTGCATTCGTCATTATATGGCAGTATATCGGTTACTCCATGATGATCTATATGGCAGGCTTGCAGAGCATTCCGCAGGATATCTACGAATCGGCGAGTATTGATGGCGCGGGAGCGCGGCAGAAGTTTTTCCGCATTACGCTGCCTTTATTGATGCCGGCGATTACGGTTAATACCGTTCTATCCGTTATCGGAAATTTGAAACAATTCGAACACATCTGGGTAATGACGCAGGGCGGTCCGGCCAATTCAACGCAAGTATTCGGATCGTTGATCTATCAATTCGCGTTTAAGACCTCCCAACCGGGTTATGGAACGGCTATGGCAATGGTCCTATCGGTCTTCATTCTGGTCGTCACTTTTACGCAAATTCGACTTCTGAGCAGATGGGAGGTCAAATATTGA
- a CDS encoding carbohydrate ABC transporter permease, producing MSATAMIRAKKISSYGLALCAMVVILIPLFVLATVSLQDPAAGPNPLRLPDSFHWSNYSDAIEKGRLLLYFRNSMTVLVLTTSITLLASVLAGYALRHGKPWKGDLIFTFFLMGLILPGFAGTIQSFLLLRELSLLNTHIGLSIVQTSGGMALPIFLYLQFFKTLPLEIEEAAVIDGCSPIKLFWKIVFPLTLPVTSTCVIIIALNSWNDFFSPLVYLPSPDMRTLPTGLMAFRMQYSTQWQQLFAAAVLIAAPFTLLYVFIQRYIIKGLVGGAVKG from the coding sequence TTGAGCGCCACGGCTATGATTCGTGCTAAGAAAATATCGTCGTATGGGCTGGCTTTATGCGCAATGGTTGTCATTTTGATCCCATTGTTCGTACTGGCTACCGTATCTTTGCAAGATCCTGCTGCCGGCCCGAACCCTCTGAGGCTCCCGGACAGCTTTCATTGGAGCAATTACTCCGATGCGATTGAGAAAGGACGTCTGCTGCTCTATTTTCGCAACAGTATGACCGTCCTGGTGTTAACGACATCGATTACGTTGCTAGCAAGTGTTCTTGCGGGTTATGCATTGCGACATGGGAAACCGTGGAAAGGGGATTTGATTTTTACTTTTTTCCTAATGGGGCTTATCCTTCCCGGATTCGCGGGTACCATCCAATCGTTCCTCTTATTGCGGGAGCTTTCATTGCTGAATACGCACATTGGATTATCCATCGTACAAACCTCGGGCGGAATGGCATTGCCGATCTTTTTGTATTTGCAATTTTTTAAAACCCTGCCGCTGGAAATCGAGGAAGCGGCGGTCATCGACGGTTGTTCGCCGATCAAATTGTTCTGGAAAATCGTTTTTCCGCTTACGTTACCGGTCACATCGACTTGCGTCATTATTATCGCGCTCAACTCGTGGAATGACTTTTTTAGCCCGCTTGTCTATTTGCCTTCGCCGGATATGCGGACCTTACCTACGGGACTTATGGCTTTCCGCATGCAATATTCGACGCAATGGCAGCAACTGTTCGCCGCCGCGGTGTTGATCGCCGCTCCGTTCACGCTGCTATATGTATTCATACAACGCTACATCATCAAAGGATTGGTCGGAGGCGCCGTGAAGGGGTAA
- a CDS encoding alpha-L-fucosidase, producing MTASARDMQRHKEEIKETIRRGPFSDDWDSLGGYEIPDWYGEGKFGIFIHWGVYSVPAFENEWYPRNMYRKDSKAYHHHLKTYGSLDEFGYKDFIPQFQAPSFDAEEWAALFKRAGANFVVPVAEHHDGFAMYDCPFTDWNSCKMGPKRDVIGELSEAVRRRFMTFGVSSHRAENWWFYNGGRDISSDIEDSDYVGLYGPAQRSLGRIDTPAPLFQPSQSFLDDWLVRTCHLIDRYGPQLVYFDWWIEQPAFQPYLRRLAAYYYNRAAEWDLGVVINYKFNAFKEGTAVYDMERGLLEQIQPRVWQTCTSVSETAWCHIEGHVYKSPERIIGDLVDVVSKNGVLLLNVGPKADGTIPEEERSILLSIGDWLGRNGEAIYGTRPWTVFGEGPTKIVSGTFNDTKRSSFTYEDIRFTTRGTTLYVIVLGRPENGRIEIRSLAENSHLYPGRIASVILLGCEQKIQWRREAGGLILTLPEEEANIFGLSFRITGEEDQ from the coding sequence TTGACTGCTTCAGCCCGCGACATGCAAAGGCATAAGGAAGAAATCAAGGAGACGATTCGAAGAGGCCCCTTCTCGGATGACTGGGATTCATTGGGGGGATACGAGATCCCCGATTGGTACGGGGAAGGGAAGTTCGGCATTTTCATTCATTGGGGCGTTTATTCGGTGCCTGCGTTCGAGAACGAGTGGTATCCGAGAAATATGTACCGGAAAGATTCCAAGGCCTATCATCATCATTTGAAAACTTACGGTTCATTGGACGAATTCGGATATAAAGATTTTATCCCGCAATTTCAGGCGCCGTCGTTCGATGCCGAAGAGTGGGCCGCTTTGTTCAAGCGGGCGGGAGCCAACTTTGTCGTGCCCGTTGCCGAACATCATGACGGCTTCGCGATGTACGATTGTCCCTTCACGGACTGGAACTCCTGCAAGATGGGACCGAAAAGAGACGTCATCGGGGAATTGTCCGAGGCTGTCCGCCGACGCTTTATGACCTTCGGCGTATCTTCGCACCGCGCGGAAAATTGGTGGTTTTACAACGGGGGGCGGGATATTTCTTCCGATATAGAGGATTCGGACTATGTCGGTTTATACGGTCCCGCGCAGAGAAGTCTCGGCAGGATCGACACGCCTGCGCCATTGTTTCAACCAAGTCAGTCTTTCTTGGACGATTGGCTAGTCAGAACCTGTCATCTTATCGATCGATACGGCCCGCAATTGGTGTACTTCGACTGGTGGATCGAACAGCCGGCATTTCAGCCGTACCTGCGCCGACTGGCCGCTTATTACTATAATCGCGCGGCGGAATGGGATCTGGGCGTTGTTATTAACTATAAATTCAATGCGTTCAAAGAAGGAACGGCCGTCTACGACATGGAGCGAGGTCTGTTAGAACAAATTCAACCGAGAGTATGGCAGACTTGTACTTCCGTAAGCGAGACGGCCTGGTGCCACATCGAGGGGCATGTCTACAAGTCGCCTGAGAGAATCATCGGAGATCTGGTGGATGTGGTTAGCAAGAACGGAGTTCTACTGCTTAATGTCGGACCCAAAGCCGATGGAACGATTCCGGAGGAAGAACGGTCCATTCTATTGTCGATCGGAGATTGGCTGGGACGCAACGGCGAGGCTATATATGGCACCCGGCCATGGACGGTATTTGGCGAAGGGCCGACCAAAATCGTGAGCGGAACGTTTAACGATACGAAGCGCAGCTCCTTTACCTACGAAGACATTCGGTTTACTACGAGGGGAACGACGCTTTACGTGATCGTTCTGGGGAGGCCGGAAAACGGGCGGATAGAAATACGTTCGTTAGCCGAGAACAGCCACCTCTACCCGGGGCGCATCGCATCGGTGATCTTATTGGGATGCGAACAGAAGATTCAATGGCGGCGCGAGGCGGGAGGTCTTATCCTTACGCTTCCGGAAGAAGAAGCGAATATCTTCGGGCTTTCCTTCCGAATTACCGGCGAGGAGGATCAATAA